From Nicotiana tabacum cultivar K326 chromosome 20, ASM71507v2, whole genome shotgun sequence, one genomic window encodes:
- the LOC107775774 gene encoding alpha-glucan water dikinase, chloroplastic isoform X2, with protein MSNSIGNNLLHQGFLTSTVLEHKSRISSACVGGNSLFQQQVISQSPLSTEFRGNRLKVQKSKIPMGKQRPISSSPQAVLTTDASSELAEKFSLEGNIELQVDVRPPTSGDVSFVDFQVTNGSDKMFLHWGAVKFGKETWSLPNDRPDGTKVYKNKALRTPFVKAGSNSILRLEIRDAAIEAIEFLIYDEAQDKWIKNNGGNFRVKLSRKETRGPDVSVPEELVQIQAYLRWERKGKQNYTPEQEKEEYEASRTELQEEIARGASIQDIRARLTKTNDKGKTKEEPLPVTKSDIPDDLAQIQAYIRWEKAGKPNYPPEKQIEELEESRRELQLELEKGITLDELRKKITKGEIKTKVAKHLKKSYSTAERIQRKKRDFGQLINKYPSSPAVQVQKVLEEPPALSKIKLYAKEKEEQVDDPVVNKKIFKVDDGELLVLVTKSSGKIKVHLATDVNQPITLHWALSKSPGEWMAPPSSVLPPASVILDKAAETPFSACSSDGLTSKVQSLDIVIEDDNFVGMPFVLLSGGRWIKNQGSDFYVDFGSASKPALKAAGDGSGTAKSLLDKIADMESEAQKSFMHRFNIAGDLIEEATGAGELGFAGILVWMRFMATRQLIWNKNYNVKPREISKAQDRLTDLLQNAFTNHPQYREILRMIMSTVGRGGEGDVGQRIRDEILVIQRKNDCKGGMMEEWHQKLHNNTSPDDVVICQALIDYIKSDFDIGVYWKTLNENGINKERLLSYDRAIHSEPNFRRDQKEGLLRDLGHYMRTLKAVHSGADLESAIANCMGYRTEGEGFMVGVQINPVSGLPSGFQDLLHFVLDHVEDKNVEALLEGLLEAREELRPLLFKPNNRLKDLLFLDIALDSTVRTAVERGYEELNNANPEKIMYFISLVLENLALSVDDNEDLVYCLKGWNQALSMSKDGGNHWALFAKAVLDRTRLALASKAEWYHHLLQPSAEYLGSALGVDQWALNIFTEEIIRAGSAASLSSLLNRLDPVLRKTANLGSWQIISPIEAVGYVVVVDELLSVQNKTYKNPTILVAKSVKGEEEIPDGAVALITPDMPDVLSHVSVRARNGKVCFATCFDPNILADFQAKEGRILLLKPTPSDIIYSEVKEIELQSSSNLVEAETSATLKLVRKQFGGRYAISSDEFTSEMVGAKSRNIAYLKGKVPSWVGIPTSVALPFGVFEKVLSDEINQGVVNKLQILTKKLSEGEFSALSEIRRTVLELSAPAQLINELQEKMQGSGMPWPGDEGPKRWEQAWMAIKKVWASKWNERAYFSTRKVKLDHDYLCMAVLVQEIINADYAFVIHTTNPSSGDSSEIYAEVVRGLGETLVGAYPGRALSFICKKKDLNSPQVLGYPSKPIGLFIKRSIIFRSDSNGEDLEGYAGAGLYDSVPMDEEDEVVIDYSSDPLITDANFRQTILSNIARAGNAIEELYGSPQDIEGVVRDGKIYVVQTRPQM; from the exons GTTGATGTTAGGCCTCCCACTTCAGGTGACGTGTCCTTTGTGGATTTCCAAGTTACAAATGGCAGTGACAAAATGTTTTTGCACTGGGGGGCAGTAAAGTTCGGGAAAGA AACATGGTCTCTTCCAAACGATCGTCCAGATGGAACCAAAGTGTACAAGAACAAAGCACTTAGAACTCCTTTTGTTAAA GCTGGCTCTAACTCCATCCTGAGACTGGAGATACGGGATGCTGCTATAGAAGCTATAGAGTTTCTCATATACGATGAAGCCCAAGATAAATG GATAAAGAATAATGGTGGTAATTTTCGTGTCAAATTGTCAAGAAAAGAGACACGAGGCCCTGATGTTTCAGTTCCTGAGGAGCTTGTGCAGATCCAAGCATATTTGAGGTGGGAGAGGAAGGGAAAACAGAATTACACCCCTGAGCAAGAGAAG GAGGAATACGAGGCTTCTCGAACTGAGCTACAGGAGGAAATAGCTCGTGGTGCTTCCATACAGGATATTCGAGCCAGGCTAACAAAAACTAATGATAAAGGTAAAACCAAAGAAGAGCCTCTTCCTGTAACAAAGAGTGATATACCCGATGACCTTGCCCAAATACAAGCTTACATTAGGTGGGAGAAAGCAGGAAAGCCGAACTATCCTCCAGAAAAACAAATT GAAGAACTGGAAGAATCAAGAAGAGAATTGCAACTTGAGCTTGAGAAAGGCATTACACTTGATGAGTTGCGGAAAAAGATTACAAAAGGGGAGATAAAAACTAAGGTGGCCAAGCACCTGAAAAAAAGTTATTCTACCGCTGAAAGAAtccaaagaaagaagagagactTTGGGCAGCTTATTAATAAGTATCCTTCCAGTCCTGCAGTGCAAGTACAAAAGGTCTTGGAAGAACCACCAGCCTTATCTAAAATTAAGCTTTATGCCAAGGAAAAGGAGGAGCAGGTTGATGATCCAGTCGTAAATAAAAAGATATTTAAGGTTGATGATGGGGAGCTACTG GTACTGGTAACAAAGTCCTCTGGGAAGATAAAAGTACATCTAGCTACAGACGTAAATCAGCCAATTACTCTTCACTGGGCGTTATCCAAAAGTCCTGGAGAGTGGATG GCACCACCTTCAAGCGTATTGCCTCCTGCGTCAGTTATTTTAGACAAGGCTGCTGAAACACCTTTTTCAGCCTGTTCTTCTGATGGTCTAACTTCTAAG GTCCAATCTTTGGATATAGTAATTGAAGATGACAACTTCGTGGGGATGCCATTTGTTCTTTTATCTGGTGGAAGATGGATTAAAAACCAAGGGTCGGACTTCTATGTTGACTTTGGTTCTGCATCTAAACCAGCTCTCAAG GCTGCTGGGGATGGCAGTGGAACTGCAAAATCTTTACTGGATAAAATAGCAGATATGGAAAGTGAGGCTCAGAAGTCATTTATGCACCG GTTTAATATTGCAGGTGACTTGATAGAAGAAGCCACTGGTGCTGGTGAACTTGGTTTTGCTGGAATTCTTGTGTGGATGAGGTTCATGGCTACAAGGCAGCTGATCTGGAACAAAAACTATAACGTCAAACCACG TGAAATAAGTAAAGCTCAGGACAGGCTTACAGACTTGTTGCAGAATGCTTTCACCAATCACCCTCAGTACCGTGAAATTTTGCGGATGATTATGTCAACTGTTGGACGTGGAGGTGAAGGAGACGTAGGACAGCGAATTAGGGATGAAATTTTGGTTATCCAG AGGAAAAATGACTGCAAGGGTGGCATGATGGAAGAATGGCATCAGAAGCTGCATAACAACACTAGTCCTGATGATGTTGTGATCTGTCAG GCATTGATTGACTATATCAAGAGTGACTTTGATATTGGTGTTTATTGGAAAACCCTGAATGAGAACGGAATAAACAAAGAGCGTCTTTTGAGTTATGACCGTGCTATCCATTCTGAACCAAATTTTAGAAGAGATCAAAAGGAGGGTCTTTTGCGTGATTTAGGTCACTATATGAGAACACTGAAG GCTGTTCATTCAGGTGCAGATCTTGAGTCTGCTATTGCAAACTGCATGGGCTACAGAACTGAG GGAGAAGGCTTTATGGTTGGAGTCCAGATAAATCCTGTATCAGGCTTGCCATCTGGCTTTCAG GATCTCCTCCATTTTGTCTTAGACCACGTGGAAGATAAAAATGTGGAAGCTCTTCTTGAG GGATTGCTAGAGGCTCGTGAGGAGCTTAGGCCTTTGCTTTTCAAACCAAACAACCGTCTAAAGGATCTGTTGTTTTTGGACATAGCCCTTGATTCTACAGTTAGGACAGCAGTAGAAAGGGGATATGAAGAATTGAATAATGCTAATCCTGAG AAAATCATGTACTTCATCTCCCTCGTTCTTGAAAATCTTGCACTCTCAGTGGACGATAATGAAGATCTAGTTTATTGCTTGAAG GGATGGAATCAAGCTCTTTCAATGTCCAAGGATGGAGGCAACCATTGGGCTTTATTTGCAAAAGCTGTGCTTGACAGAACCCGTCTTGCACTTGCAAGCAAAGCAGAGTGGTACCATCACTTGTTGCAGCCATCTGCAGAATATCTGGGATCGGCACTTGGGGTGGACCAATGGGCT TTGAACATATTTACGGAAGAAATTATTCGTGCTGGATCAGCAGCTTCTTTATCCTCACTTCTTAATAGACTCGATCCTGTGCTTCGGAAAACTGCAAATCTAGGAAG TTGGCAGATTATCAGCCCAATTGAAGCCGttggatatgttgttgttgtggATGAGTTGCTTTCAGTTCAGAATAAAACCTACAAGAATCCCACAATCTTAGTAGCAAAATCTGTTAAAGGAGAGGAGGAAATTCCTGATGGTGCTGTTGCCCTGATAACACCAGACATGCCAGATGTTCTTTCACATGTTTCTGTTCGAGCAAGAAATGGGAAG GTTTGCTTTGCTACATGTTTTGATCCCAATATATTGGCTGACTTCCAAgcaaaagaaggaaggattttgCTCTTAAAGCCTACACCTTCAGACATAATCTATAG TGAGGTGAAAGAGATTGAGCTCCAAAGTTCAAGTAACTTGGTAGAAGCTGAAACTTCAGCAACACTTAAGTTGGTGAGAAAGCAATTTGGTGGTCGTTATGCAATATCATCTGATGAATTCACGAGTGAAATG GTTGGAGCTAAATCACGTAATATTGCATATCTGAAAGGAAAAGTGCCTTCCTGGGTGGGAATTCCTACTTCAGTGGCTCTTCCATTTGGAGTCTTTGAGAAAGTACTTTCAGACGAGATAAATCAG GGAGTGGTGAACAAGTTGCAAATTCTGACGAAAAAACTATCTGAAGGAGAGTTCAGCGCTCTCAGTGAAATTCGCAGAACTGTTTTAGAACTTTCAGCGCCAGCTCAATTG ATCAACGAGCTGCAAGAGAAGATGCAGGGTTCTGGCATGCCTTGGCCTGGTGATGAAGGTCCAAAGCGTTGGGAACAAGCATGGATGGCCATAAAAAAG GTGTGGGCTTCAAAATGGAATGAGAGAGCATACTTCAGCACTAGGAAGGTGAAACTGGATCATGACTATCTGTGCATGGCTGTCCTTGTCCAGGAAATAATTAATGCTGATTATGCATTTGTCATTCACACAACCAACCCATCTTCTGGAGACTCCTCAGAAATATATGCCGAG GTGGTCAGGGGCCTTGGAGAAACACTTGTTGGAGCTTATCCAGGCCGTGCTTTGAGTTTTATCTGCAAGAAAAAGGATCTCAACTCTCCTCAA GTGTTAGGTTACCCAAGCAAACCAATTGGCCTTTTCATAAAAAGATCTATCATCTTCCGATCTGATTCCAATGGTGAGGATTTGGAAGGTTATGCCGGTGCTGGCCTCTATGACAG TGTAccaatggatgaggaggatgaaGTTGTAATTGACTACTCTTCCGACCCATTGATAACTGATGCTAACTTCCGCCAGACAATCCTGTCCAACATTGCTCGTGCGGGAAATGCTATCGAGGAGCTATATGGCTCTCCTCAAGACATCGAGGGTGTAGTGAGGGATGGAAAGATTTATGTCGTTCAGACAAGACCCCAGATGTGA
- the LOC107775774 gene encoding alpha-glucan water dikinase, chloroplastic isoform X1 yields MSNSIGNNLLHQGFLTSTVLEHKSRISSACVGGNSLFQQQVISQSPLSTEFRGNRLKVQKSKIPMGKQRPISSSPQAVLTTDASSELAEKFSLEGNIELQVDVRPPTSGDVSFVDFQVTNGSDKMFLHWGAVKFGKETWSLPNDRPDGTKVYKNKALRTPFVKAGSNSILRLEIRDAAIEAIEFLIYDEAQDKWIKNNGGNFRVKLSRKETRGPDVSVPEELVQIQAYLRWERKGKQNYTPEQEKEEYEASRTELQEEIARGASIQDIRARLTKTNDKGKTKEEPLPVTKSDIPDDLAQIQAYIRWEKAGKPNYPPEKQIEELEESRRELQLELEKGITLDELRKKITKGEIKTKVAKHLKKSYSTAERIQRKKRDFGQLINKYPSSPAVQVQKVLEEPPALSKIKLYAKEKEEQVDDPVVNKKIFKVDDGELLVLVTKSSGKIKVHLATDVNQPITLHWALSKSPGEWMAPPSSVLPPASVILDKAAETPFSACSSDGLTSKAPPSNTSPGSSILDKGLEIPISASSSDVITSMVQSLDIVIEDDNFVGMPFVLLSGGRWIKNQGSDFYVDFGSASKPALKAAGDGSGTAKSLLDKIADMESEAQKSFMHRFNIAGDLIEEATGAGELGFAGILVWMRFMATRQLIWNKNYNVKPREISKAQDRLTDLLQNAFTNHPQYREILRMIMSTVGRGGEGDVGQRIRDEILVIQRKNDCKGGMMEEWHQKLHNNTSPDDVVICQALIDYIKSDFDIGVYWKTLNENGINKERLLSYDRAIHSEPNFRRDQKEGLLRDLGHYMRTLKAVHSGADLESAIANCMGYRTEGEGFMVGVQINPVSGLPSGFQDLLHFVLDHVEDKNVEALLEGLLEAREELRPLLFKPNNRLKDLLFLDIALDSTVRTAVERGYEELNNANPEKIMYFISLVLENLALSVDDNEDLVYCLKGWNQALSMSKDGGNHWALFAKAVLDRTRLALASKAEWYHHLLQPSAEYLGSALGVDQWALNIFTEEIIRAGSAASLSSLLNRLDPVLRKTANLGSWQIISPIEAVGYVVVVDELLSVQNKTYKNPTILVAKSVKGEEEIPDGAVALITPDMPDVLSHVSVRARNGKVCFATCFDPNILADFQAKEGRILLLKPTPSDIIYSEVKEIELQSSSNLVEAETSATLKLVRKQFGGRYAISSDEFTSEMVGAKSRNIAYLKGKVPSWVGIPTSVALPFGVFEKVLSDEINQGVVNKLQILTKKLSEGEFSALSEIRRTVLELSAPAQLINELQEKMQGSGMPWPGDEGPKRWEQAWMAIKKVWASKWNERAYFSTRKVKLDHDYLCMAVLVQEIINADYAFVIHTTNPSSGDSSEIYAEVVRGLGETLVGAYPGRALSFICKKKDLNSPQVLGYPSKPIGLFIKRSIIFRSDSNGEDLEGYAGAGLYDSVPMDEEDEVVIDYSSDPLITDANFRQTILSNIARAGNAIEELYGSPQDIEGVVRDGKIYVVQTRPQM; encoded by the exons GTTGATGTTAGGCCTCCCACTTCAGGTGACGTGTCCTTTGTGGATTTCCAAGTTACAAATGGCAGTGACAAAATGTTTTTGCACTGGGGGGCAGTAAAGTTCGGGAAAGA AACATGGTCTCTTCCAAACGATCGTCCAGATGGAACCAAAGTGTACAAGAACAAAGCACTTAGAACTCCTTTTGTTAAA GCTGGCTCTAACTCCATCCTGAGACTGGAGATACGGGATGCTGCTATAGAAGCTATAGAGTTTCTCATATACGATGAAGCCCAAGATAAATG GATAAAGAATAATGGTGGTAATTTTCGTGTCAAATTGTCAAGAAAAGAGACACGAGGCCCTGATGTTTCAGTTCCTGAGGAGCTTGTGCAGATCCAAGCATATTTGAGGTGGGAGAGGAAGGGAAAACAGAATTACACCCCTGAGCAAGAGAAG GAGGAATACGAGGCTTCTCGAACTGAGCTACAGGAGGAAATAGCTCGTGGTGCTTCCATACAGGATATTCGAGCCAGGCTAACAAAAACTAATGATAAAGGTAAAACCAAAGAAGAGCCTCTTCCTGTAACAAAGAGTGATATACCCGATGACCTTGCCCAAATACAAGCTTACATTAGGTGGGAGAAAGCAGGAAAGCCGAACTATCCTCCAGAAAAACAAATT GAAGAACTGGAAGAATCAAGAAGAGAATTGCAACTTGAGCTTGAGAAAGGCATTACACTTGATGAGTTGCGGAAAAAGATTACAAAAGGGGAGATAAAAACTAAGGTGGCCAAGCACCTGAAAAAAAGTTATTCTACCGCTGAAAGAAtccaaagaaagaagagagactTTGGGCAGCTTATTAATAAGTATCCTTCCAGTCCTGCAGTGCAAGTACAAAAGGTCTTGGAAGAACCACCAGCCTTATCTAAAATTAAGCTTTATGCCAAGGAAAAGGAGGAGCAGGTTGATGATCCAGTCGTAAATAAAAAGATATTTAAGGTTGATGATGGGGAGCTACTG GTACTGGTAACAAAGTCCTCTGGGAAGATAAAAGTACATCTAGCTACAGACGTAAATCAGCCAATTACTCTTCACTGGGCGTTATCCAAAAGTCCTGGAGAGTGGATG GCACCACCTTCAAGCGTATTGCCTCCTGCGTCAGTTATTTTAGACAAGGCTGCTGAAACACCTTTTTCAGCCTGTTCTTCTGATGGTCTAACTTCTAAG GCACCACCTTCGAATACGTCACCTGGATCCAGTATATTAGACAAGGGTTTGGAAATCCCTATTTCAGCCAGTTCTTCTGATGTTATAACTTCTATG GTCCAATCTTTGGATATAGTAATTGAAGATGACAACTTCGTGGGGATGCCATTTGTTCTTTTATCTGGTGGAAGATGGATTAAAAACCAAGGGTCGGACTTCTATGTTGACTTTGGTTCTGCATCTAAACCAGCTCTCAAG GCTGCTGGGGATGGCAGTGGAACTGCAAAATCTTTACTGGATAAAATAGCAGATATGGAAAGTGAGGCTCAGAAGTCATTTATGCACCG GTTTAATATTGCAGGTGACTTGATAGAAGAAGCCACTGGTGCTGGTGAACTTGGTTTTGCTGGAATTCTTGTGTGGATGAGGTTCATGGCTACAAGGCAGCTGATCTGGAACAAAAACTATAACGTCAAACCACG TGAAATAAGTAAAGCTCAGGACAGGCTTACAGACTTGTTGCAGAATGCTTTCACCAATCACCCTCAGTACCGTGAAATTTTGCGGATGATTATGTCAACTGTTGGACGTGGAGGTGAAGGAGACGTAGGACAGCGAATTAGGGATGAAATTTTGGTTATCCAG AGGAAAAATGACTGCAAGGGTGGCATGATGGAAGAATGGCATCAGAAGCTGCATAACAACACTAGTCCTGATGATGTTGTGATCTGTCAG GCATTGATTGACTATATCAAGAGTGACTTTGATATTGGTGTTTATTGGAAAACCCTGAATGAGAACGGAATAAACAAAGAGCGTCTTTTGAGTTATGACCGTGCTATCCATTCTGAACCAAATTTTAGAAGAGATCAAAAGGAGGGTCTTTTGCGTGATTTAGGTCACTATATGAGAACACTGAAG GCTGTTCATTCAGGTGCAGATCTTGAGTCTGCTATTGCAAACTGCATGGGCTACAGAACTGAG GGAGAAGGCTTTATGGTTGGAGTCCAGATAAATCCTGTATCAGGCTTGCCATCTGGCTTTCAG GATCTCCTCCATTTTGTCTTAGACCACGTGGAAGATAAAAATGTGGAAGCTCTTCTTGAG GGATTGCTAGAGGCTCGTGAGGAGCTTAGGCCTTTGCTTTTCAAACCAAACAACCGTCTAAAGGATCTGTTGTTTTTGGACATAGCCCTTGATTCTACAGTTAGGACAGCAGTAGAAAGGGGATATGAAGAATTGAATAATGCTAATCCTGAG AAAATCATGTACTTCATCTCCCTCGTTCTTGAAAATCTTGCACTCTCAGTGGACGATAATGAAGATCTAGTTTATTGCTTGAAG GGATGGAATCAAGCTCTTTCAATGTCCAAGGATGGAGGCAACCATTGGGCTTTATTTGCAAAAGCTGTGCTTGACAGAACCCGTCTTGCACTTGCAAGCAAAGCAGAGTGGTACCATCACTTGTTGCAGCCATCTGCAGAATATCTGGGATCGGCACTTGGGGTGGACCAATGGGCT TTGAACATATTTACGGAAGAAATTATTCGTGCTGGATCAGCAGCTTCTTTATCCTCACTTCTTAATAGACTCGATCCTGTGCTTCGGAAAACTGCAAATCTAGGAAG TTGGCAGATTATCAGCCCAATTGAAGCCGttggatatgttgttgttgtggATGAGTTGCTTTCAGTTCAGAATAAAACCTACAAGAATCCCACAATCTTAGTAGCAAAATCTGTTAAAGGAGAGGAGGAAATTCCTGATGGTGCTGTTGCCCTGATAACACCAGACATGCCAGATGTTCTTTCACATGTTTCTGTTCGAGCAAGAAATGGGAAG GTTTGCTTTGCTACATGTTTTGATCCCAATATATTGGCTGACTTCCAAgcaaaagaaggaaggattttgCTCTTAAAGCCTACACCTTCAGACATAATCTATAG TGAGGTGAAAGAGATTGAGCTCCAAAGTTCAAGTAACTTGGTAGAAGCTGAAACTTCAGCAACACTTAAGTTGGTGAGAAAGCAATTTGGTGGTCGTTATGCAATATCATCTGATGAATTCACGAGTGAAATG GTTGGAGCTAAATCACGTAATATTGCATATCTGAAAGGAAAAGTGCCTTCCTGGGTGGGAATTCCTACTTCAGTGGCTCTTCCATTTGGAGTCTTTGAGAAAGTACTTTCAGACGAGATAAATCAG GGAGTGGTGAACAAGTTGCAAATTCTGACGAAAAAACTATCTGAAGGAGAGTTCAGCGCTCTCAGTGAAATTCGCAGAACTGTTTTAGAACTTTCAGCGCCAGCTCAATTG ATCAACGAGCTGCAAGAGAAGATGCAGGGTTCTGGCATGCCTTGGCCTGGTGATGAAGGTCCAAAGCGTTGGGAACAAGCATGGATGGCCATAAAAAAG GTGTGGGCTTCAAAATGGAATGAGAGAGCATACTTCAGCACTAGGAAGGTGAAACTGGATCATGACTATCTGTGCATGGCTGTCCTTGTCCAGGAAATAATTAATGCTGATTATGCATTTGTCATTCACACAACCAACCCATCTTCTGGAGACTCCTCAGAAATATATGCCGAG GTGGTCAGGGGCCTTGGAGAAACACTTGTTGGAGCTTATCCAGGCCGTGCTTTGAGTTTTATCTGCAAGAAAAAGGATCTCAACTCTCCTCAA GTGTTAGGTTACCCAAGCAAACCAATTGGCCTTTTCATAAAAAGATCTATCATCTTCCGATCTGATTCCAATGGTGAGGATTTGGAAGGTTATGCCGGTGCTGGCCTCTATGACAG TGTAccaatggatgaggaggatgaaGTTGTAATTGACTACTCTTCCGACCCATTGATAACTGATGCTAACTTCCGCCAGACAATCCTGTCCAACATTGCTCGTGCGGGAAATGCTATCGAGGAGCTATATGGCTCTCCTCAAGACATCGAGGGTGTAGTGAGGGATGGAAAGATTTATGTCGTTCAGACAAGACCCCAGATGTGA